In Vespula vulgaris chromosome 10, iyVesVulg1.1, whole genome shotgun sequence, the following are encoded in one genomic region:
- the LOC127067037 gene encoding integrin beta-PS — translation MFGNLRWIIAIVIAILTLIVTANYTPSERLTGMNPCISKQTCHECIQTPHCAWCAAPRFSEKRCFLPNINTKILVTCPEKYTWNPDNVFSMVRHRNLTKGGYSVGSNAGMESHGSFEHISSTNYSSTSSTHFHQESSSSGSSSSKRQDAVQMWPQEVNLKLRINEAYRMSFAYSQAEDYPVDLYYLMDLSKSMEDDKKKLSDLGQLLVESMSKITSNFRLGFGSFVDKVVMPYVNTMPKFLVEPCDGCAAPYGYKNIMRLSQDTRHFAGLVRNASVSGNLDAPEGGFDAIMQAIVCRNQIGWREKARRLLVFSTDAGFHYAGDGKLGGIVKPNDGMCHLDYNGLYTHSSLQDYPSISQINLKVKQNAINIIWAVTEEQINVYKKLTKHVEGSFAGKLSDDSSNVVELIREQYNAISSSVEMKDTASSAVKVKYFSSCLGSGPTIETSKCDGLKVGTKVEFIAEIEVTSCPTNRSEWKQKFDIYPVGINETLTVNLEMLCDCECERDGPMYEPKSPECNGVGTLNCGVCDCYDGFFGKRCECSPHQEMSGFDKHFQSCRPDNTSLVDCSGRGTCACGQCECEERENPEEIISGRFCECDNFSCDRDQGFLCSNHGTCECGQCVCNAGWSGPSCSCRSSNDSCIAPGTNNGILCSGHGDCICGECICHEEGNTRYSGKYCNKCPTCPSRCEELKSCVQCQMYKTGNYSNSEECVKNCREFVPEAVENVIGDVDNDEVMCYGTDEDDCKYNFVYYYNETNCLKVRAQAERECPPRVNMLGIVLGVIAAIVLIGLALLLLWKLLTTIHDRREFARFEKERMLAKWDTGENPIYKQATSTFKNPTYAGK, via the exons ATGTTTGGAAATTTAAGATGGATCATAGCAATAGTAATAGCAATATTGACTTTAATAGTCACAGCAAATTATACACCTTCAGAAAGACTAACAGGGATGAATCCTTGTATCAGTAAACAAACGTGTCATGAATGTATACAAACTCCACATTGTGCTTGGTGTGCAGCTCCT AGATTTTCTGAAAAGAGGTGTTTCCTTCCTAACATAAACACTAAAATACTTGTAACATGTCCAGAGAAATATACATGGAATCCAGACAATGTTTTTAGTATGGTGAGACACCGCAATTTAACCAAAGGAGGTTATTCAGTCGGTAGTAATGCTGGCATGGAAAGTCATGGTTCTTTTGAACATATTTCTTCTACAAATTATTCCAGCACAAGTTCTACACATTTCCATCAGGAAAGCTcgagtagtggtagtagtagtagtaaaagaCAAGATGCTGTGCAAATGTGGCCCCAAGAAGTGAATTTAAAACTTAGAATTA atGAAGCTTATAGGATGTCGTTTGCATACTCTCAAGCCGAAGATTATCCAGTTGATCTGTATTATCTCATGGATTTAAGTAAATCCATGGAAgatgataagaaaaagttATCTGACTTAGGTCAGTTACTCGTAGAAAGTATGAGTAAAATCACAAGCAATTTCCGTTTGGGTTTTGGTAGTTTCGTTGATAAAGTAGTAATGCCTTATGTAAACACAATGCCAAAATT TCTTGTAGAGCCATGCGATGGATGTGCAGCACCATACGGATACAAAAACATCATGAGACTTTCACAAGATACGAGACATTTTgct GGTTTAGTTAGAAATGCCTCTGTTTCGGGTAATTTAGATGCTCCTGAAGGAGGATTTGATGCAATTATGCAAGCTATTGTTTGTAGAAATCAGATTGGTTGGCGAGAAAAAGCTCGTAGATTGTTGGTATTTTCAACAGATGCTGGATTTCATTATGCTGGTGATGGCAAATTAGGTGGTATTGTGAAACCAAATGATGGAATGTGTCATCTAGATTATAATGGTCTTTATACTCATTCTTCGCTTCAAGATTATCCAAGCATATCGCAAATCAACTTAAAAGTTAAACAAAATGCTATTAACATTATATGGGCAGTTACTGAAGAACAAATCAatgtatacaaaaaattaacaaaacatGTAGAGGGATCATTTGCAGGAAAACTGTCAGATGATTCAAGTAATGTTGTGGAATTGATTCGAGAACAATACAATGCTATTTCTAGTTCAGTAGAAATGAAAGATACTGCCAGTAGTGCTgtgaaagtaaaatatttttcaagttgTTTAGGCTCAGGACCAACTATTGAAACTTCAAAGTGTGATGGATTGAAAGTTGGTACAAAAGTAGAATTTATTGCTGAAATTGAAGTCACTAGTTGTCCCACTAACCGGTCTGAATGGAAACagaaatttgatatttatccA GTTGGTATTAATGAAACATTAACAGTTAATTTAGAAATGTTATGTGATTGTGAATGTGAACGAGATGGTCCTATGTATGAGCCAAAATCTCCTGAATGTAATGGTGTTGGTACATTGAATTGTGGAGTCTGTGATTGTTATGATGGATTCTTTGGAAAACGTTGTGAGTGTAGTCCGCATCAAGAAATGAGTGGATTTGATAAGCATTTTCAATCTTGTAGACCAGATAATACATCTCTAGTAGATTGTTCAGGAAGAGGTACTTGTGCATGTGGCCAATGTGAGTGTGAAGAAAGGGAGAATCCTGAAgaa ATAATATCAGGTCGTTTTTGCGAGTGTGACAATTTCTCGTGCGATCGTGATCAAGGATTTCTTTGTTCAAATCATGGAACTTGTGAATGTGGACAATGTGTTTGTAATGCTGGTTGGTCTGGACCATCTTGTAGTTGTAGATCTTCAAATGATTCTTGCATAGCACCAGGAACTAATAATGGTATACTCTGTTCAGGACAT GGTGATTGTATTTGTGGTGAATGTATTTGTCATGAAGAAGGTAACACGAGATACTCTGGTAAATATTGTAACAAATGCCCAACATGTCCAAGTAGATGCGAAGAACTTAAAAGTTGTGTACAATGTCAGATGTATAAAACTGGAAATTATAGCAATTCAGAAGAATGTGTTAAAAATTGCAGAGAATTTGTACCCGAAGCTGTAGAAAATGTTATAGGCGATGTTGATAATGATGAAGTTATGTGTTATGGAACAGATGAAGATGACTGCAAGTAcaatttcgtttattattataacgaaaCAAATTGTTTGAAAGTACGTGCACAGGCAGAGAGAGAATGTCCACCCCGGGTGAATATGCTTGGAATAGTATTAGGAGTCATAGCTGCAATAGTTCTAATTGGTTTAgctttattgttattatggAAATTACTAACAACGATACATGATAGAAGAGAATTTGCaagatttgaaaaagaaagaatgttgGCTAAATGGGATACG GGCGAAAATCCTATTTATAAACAAGCAACGTCTACTTTCAAAAATCCAACATACgctggaaaataa
- the LOC127067039 gene encoding anaphase-promoting complex subunit 7 isoform X1 has protein sequence MSGLYEQIKLLYNQSLYSNVISLANLVLSLSEHNSELLPVHGKFHVYVYYADAHFYLGKYRKAEALYKKALQFRKCLLKSKCTNKPLQDGQKDLPSDIDIKFQIHLCLIKLKNSQEALQVLQSIPGKQRTAKINMALAKMFHEQGMERSAITTYKEVLRECPLALEAAEGLLSLGIKGIEVNSLIVGCAANLSNLDWLNTWIKAHAQIHNREYTHAVVTLRSLDTINLLRDNFNLLTTMGECYYYAGDDKNALLCLRRARLIEPDVMTGVDIYAAVLYKTHHIKELERLISVITTNSENIGEIYVAMAYSLYASKKYNRANTLTAQALNLNPNDIEATILRGNILIEQKKYQDALFFFRHAVQLKPYRYEPHKGLIDCLVGMHRLREALNIASGSCKQLGHTPRVLTLYASVLMKDPVSVGKAKNLLEKALSQDEVYLPTVYLLAEIYEQEMNLEAAIELLERQVEIQPTCKLHQMLGDLWARVHNEEKALDQYAIALNLDPSNRRALEGMHRLDNTSSKLDSTYYMTVGEEQADTTYDVGDGLPDTDIDEAPDESETEAVWSDMDLEANSQ, from the exons ATGTCAGGATTATACGAACAAAtcaaacttttatataatcagTCGTTATATTCCAATGTTATTTCTCTT gcAAATCTGGTTTTATCCCTTAGTGAACATAATTCTGAACTTTTGCCAGTGCATGGGAAGTTTCATGTTTATGTTTATTATGCAGATGCTCACTTTTATTTaggaaaatatagaaaagcagaagcattatataaaaaagcatTACAATTCCGGAAGTGCCTTTTAAAATCTAAATGTACTAATAAACCATTACAAGATGGTCAAAAAGATTTACCAtcagatatagatataaaatttcaaattcactTATGTTTAATCAAGTTGAAAAATTCGCAGGAAGCGCTTCAAGTTCTTCAAAGTATCCCTGGTAAACAAAGAACTGCTAAg ATTAATATGGCATTAGCAAAAATGTTTCATGAACAAGGAATGGAACGATCTGCTATTACCACTTATAAAGAAGTGTTAAGAGAATGTCCTTTAGCCTTAGAAGCTGCTGAAGGATTATTATCTTTGGgaataaaaggaatagaagTTAATTCTCTTATAGTTGGATGTGCAGcaaatttatctaatttagATTGGTTAAATACCTGGATTAAGGCACATGCTCAAATTCATAATAGAGAATATACTCATGCTGTAGTGACATTGAGATCCTTGGATACTATTAATTTACTAAGagacaattttaatttattaacaacTATGGGtgaatgttattattatgcaGGTGACGATAAAAATGCCCTGTTATGTCTAAGAAGAGCTAGGCTTATTGAACCAGATGTAATGACAGg TGTTGACATTTATGCTgctgttttatataaaacacatcacataaaagaattagaaaggTTGATTTCTGTGATAACTACAAATAGTGAAAATATAGGTGAAATATATGTAGCCATGGCTTATTCTTTATATGCatcaaaaaagtataatagagCTAATACGTTAACAGCGCAAGCATTAAATTTAAATCCTAATGATATTGAAGCAACAATCTTAAGAGGGAATATCCttattgaacaaaaaaaatatcaagatgcattatttttctttagacaTGCTGTACAATTAAAACCATATCGTTATGAACCACACAAAGGTTTGATTGATTGTCTAGTCGGTATGCATAGATTAAGAGAAGCTTTAAATATTGCAAGTGGTTCTTGTAAACAGCTTGGTCATACTCCTAGAGTATTGACA TTATATGCTTCAGTACTAATGAAAGATCCTGTATCAGTTGGAAAAGCTAAAAATCTTTTGGAAAAAGCATTATCGCAAGACGAAGTTTATTTACCAACTGTATACTTATTAGCTGAAATATATGAACAAGAAATGAACTTAGAAGCTGCAATCGAATTACTTGAAAGACAAGTTGAAATACAACCTACTTGTAAGTTGCATCAAATGTTAGGTGATCTCTGGGCAAGGGTACATAATGAAGAGAAAGCTTTAGATCAATATGCTATTGCTTTAAA TTTAGATCCAAGTAATAGAAGAGCGTTAGAAGGAATGCATAGACTTGATAACACTTCAAGTAAATTAGATTCAACATATTATATGACTGTAGGAGAGGAACAAGCAGATACAACTTATGATGTTGGAGATGGTTTACCAGATACCGATATTGATGAAGCTCCCGATGAAAGTGAAACTGAAGCTGTTTGGTCTGATATGGATCTTGAAGCTAATAGCcaatag
- the LOC127067039 gene encoding anaphase-promoting complex subunit 7 isoform X2, with protein MSGLYEQIKLLYNQSLYSNVISLANLVLSLSEHNSELLPVHGKFHVYVYYADAHFYLGKYRKAEALYKKALQFRKCLLKSKCTNKPLQDGQKDLPSDIDIKFQIHLCLIKLKNSQEALQVLQSIPGKQRTAKINMALAKMFHEQGMERSAITTYKEVLRECPLALEAAEGLLSLGIKGIEVNSLIVGCAANLSNLDWLNTWIKAHAQIHNREYTHAVVTLRSLDTINLLRDNFNLLTTMGECYYYAGDDKNALLCLRRARLIEPDVMTGVDIYAAVLYKTHHIKELERLISVITTNSENIGEIYVAMAYSLYASKKYNRANTLTAQALNLNPNDIEATILRGNILIEQKKYQDALFFFRHAVQLKPYRYEPHKGLIDCLVGMHRLREALNIASGSCKQLGHTPRVLTLYASVLMKDPVSVGKAKNLLEKALSQDEVYLPTVYLLAEIYEQEMNLEAAIELLERQVEIQPTCKLHQMLGDLWARVHNEEKALDQYAIALNLDPSNRRALEGMHRLDNTSSKLDSTYYMTVGEEQADTTYDVGDGLPDTDIDEAPDESETEAVWSDMDLEANSQ; from the exons ATGTCAGGATTATACGAACAAAtcaaacttttatataatcagTCGTTATATTCCAATGTTATTTCTCTT gcAAATCTGGTTTTATCCCTTAGTGAACATAATTCTGAACTTTTGCCAGTGCATGGGAAGTTTCATGTTTATGTTTATTATGCAGATGCTCACTTTTATTTaggaaaatatagaaaagcagaagcattatataaaaaagcatTACAATTCCGGAAGTGCCTTTTAAAATCTAAATGTACTAATAAACCATTACAAGATGGTCAAAAAGATTTACCAtcagatatagatataaaatttcaaattcactTATGTTTAATCAAGTTGAAAAATTCGCAGGAAGCGCTTCAAGTTCTTCAAAGTATCCCTGGTAAACAAAGAACTGCTAAg ATTAATATGGCATTAGCAAAAATGTTTCATGAACAAGGAATGGAACGATCTGCTATTACCACTTATAAAGAAGTGTTAAGAGAATGTCCTTTAGCCTTAGAAGCTGCTGAAGGATTATTATCTTTGGgaataaaaggaatagaagTTAATTCTCTTATAGTTGGATGTGCAGcaaatttatctaatttagATTGGTTAAATACCTGGATTAAGGCACATGCTCAAATTCATAATAGAGAATATACTCATGCTGTAGTGACATTGAGATCCTTGGATACTATTAATTTACTAAGagacaattttaatttattaacaacTATGGGtgaatgttattattatgcaGGTGACGATAAAAATGCCCTGTTATGTCTAAGAAGAGCTAGGCTTATTGAACCAGATGTAATGACAGg TGTTGACATTTATGCTgctgttttatataaaacacatcacataaaagaattagaaaggTTGATTTCTGTGATAACTACAAATAGTGAAAATATAGGTGAAATATATGTAGCCATGGCTTATTCTTTATATGCatcaaaaaagtataatagagCTAATACGTTAACAGCGCAAGCATTAAATTTAAATCCTAATGATATTGAAGCAACAATCTTAAGAGGGAATATCCttattgaacaaaaaaaatatcaagatgcattatttttctttagacaTGCTGTACAATTAAAACCATATCGTTATGAACCACACAAAGGTTTGATTGATTGTCTAGTCGGTATGCATAGATTAAGAGAAGCTTTAAATATTGCAAGTGGTTCTTGTAAACAGCTTGGTCATACTCCTAGAGTATTGACA TTATATGCTTCAGTACTAATGAAAGATCCTGTATCAGTTGGAAAAGCTAAAAATCTTTTGGAAAAAGCATTATCGCAAGACGAAGTTTATTTACCAACTGTATACTTATTAGCTGAAATATATGAACAAGAAATGAACTTAGAAGCTGCAATCGAATTACTTGAAAGACAAGTTGAAATACAACCTACTTGTAAGTTGCATCAAATGTTAGGTGATCTCTGGGCAAGGGTACATAATGAAGAGAAAGCTTTAGATCAATATGCTATTGCTTTAAA TTTAGATCCAAGTAATAGAAGAGCGTTAGAAGGAATGCATAGACTTGATAACACTTCAAGTAAATTAGATTCAACATATTATATGACTGTAGGAGAGGAACAAGCAGATACAACTTATGATGTTGGAGATGGTTTACCAGATACCGATATTGATGAAGCTCCCGATGAAAGTGAAACTGAAGCTGTTTGGTCTGATATGGATCTTGAAGCTAATAGCcaata